Genomic window (Streptomyces sp. NBC_01431):
GAGAGCGAGAGCCTCGACCTGACCCCCGGCGACACCCTGCTGTGCGTGACGGACGGGGTGACCGAGCGGCGCTCGGGACCGCGCCTGTTCGACGACGCCGACGGGCTCGCCGTGGTCCTGGCCGGGTGCGCCGGCCTGCCCGCGGCCGCGGTGGCGGGGCGGATCAAGCAGGCGGTGTACGAGTTCGGCGACACCCCGCCCGCCGACGACCTGGCGCTGCTCGTGCTCCGGATCGGGGCCGGGCGATGAAGCCCCGCGCGTGCCGGACAATGGGGGCATGCCTTCCGTACTGCCCGATGGTGAGCCCATGCCCGAGGACGGGTCACTGCCCCGCCATGCCCTGGAGGGCGCCGGGGAGCGGCCGCTCGGGTTCTACCTGCACGTTCCGTACTGCGCGACGCGCTGCGGCTACTGCGACTTCAACACGTACACGGCCAGTGAGCTGGTGGGCAAGGGCGGCGTCCTCGCCTCCCGCGACAACTACGCCGACATGGTCGTCGAGGAGATCCGTCTCGCCCGCAAGGTGCTCGCCGACGACCCGCGACCGGTGCGCACCGTGTTCGTCGGCGGCGGCACGCCCACCCTGCTCGCCGCGGGCGACCTGGTGCGGATGCTCGCGGCGGTACGCGACGAGTTCGGCCTGGCGAAGGACGCGGAGGTCACGACCGAGGCGAACCCCGAGTCGGTGGACCCCGCGTATCTGGCCGAGCTGCGGGCCGGCGGCTTCAACCGGGTCTCCTTCGGCATGCAGAGCGCCCGTCAGCACGTCCTGAAGGTCCTGGACCGCACCCACACGCCCGGCCGCCCCGAGGCGTGCGTCGCCGAGGCGCGGGCGGCGGGCTTCGAGCACGTCAACCTGGACCTGATCTACGGCACCCCGGGTGAGAGCGACGAGGACTGGCGGGCCTCGCTCGCGGCGGCCGTCGGCGCCGGCCCCGACCACATCAGCGCGTACGCCCTGATCGTGGAGGAGGGCACCCAGCTCGCCCGGCGGATCCGGCGCGGCGAGGTGCCGATGACGGACGACGACGAGCACGCGGACCGCTACCTCATCGCCGACGAGGTGCTGTCGGCCGCCGGGTTCGACTGGTACGAGGTGTCGAACTGGGCCACCACCGGGGCCGGCCGCTGCCTGCACAACGAGCTGTACTGGCGCGGCGCCGACTGGTGGGGCGCCGGTCCGGGCGCGCACAGCCACGTGGGCGGGGTGCGCTGGTGGAACGTGAAGCACCCGGGCGCGTACGCGGCGGCGCTGGCGGCGGGGCGCTCGCCGGGCGCGGGCCGGGAGGTCCTGGCCGCGGAGGACCGCCGGGTGGAACGCATCCTCCTGGAACTCCGCCTGCGCGAGGGCTGCCCCCTGACCCTGCTGCACCCGGCGGGCCTGGC
Coding sequences:
- the hemW gene encoding radical SAM family heme chaperone HemW produces the protein MPSVLPDGEPMPEDGSLPRHALEGAGERPLGFYLHVPYCATRCGYCDFNTYTASELVGKGGVLASRDNYADMVVEEIRLARKVLADDPRPVRTVFVGGGTPTLLAAGDLVRMLAAVRDEFGLAKDAEVTTEANPESVDPAYLAELRAGGFNRVSFGMQSARQHVLKVLDRTHTPGRPEACVAEARAAGFEHVNLDLIYGTPGESDEDWRASLAAAVGAGPDHISAYALIVEEGTQLARRIRRGEVPMTDDDEHADRYLIADEVLSAAGFDWYEVSNWATTGAGRCLHNELYWRGADWWGAGPGAHSHVGGVRWWNVKHPGAYAAALAAGRSPGAGREVLAAEDRRVERILLELRLREGCPLTLLHPAGLAAARRAEEEGLLDAASFAAGRAVLTLRGRLLADAVVRDLVD